Within the Vigna angularis cultivar LongXiaoDou No.4 chromosome 10, ASM1680809v1, whole genome shotgun sequence genome, the region CATGTAGGAGTAGGACAACGTGATGAAAATGTTATGAAACCAATTCGAAGAAAGATATGAGAGAATTGTAGCAATATCTTCAtgattgaaacaaaataatactTCCCATCTTTTCTTCTTAGCTAGCTCCATAACCATTAATGGATAATAAACCTCACCCCTTTAAGACAAAGTAAAGAGGTACACATCAATTTCCACTcaacaattttatatatcacAAACATACTTCAAGACAACTTCTTATACCTTTTTCTATCAATAATTTCAACTTTCTAAacttttttccttcttatttttCCCTTTTATCATTGGCACTTAATTATCTTATCATCATTCCAATTacaattatttcttctttttcaaccCTCACCATCATCTATTCTCTCTCACAACTCCATTAGCTTCTTCTCATTATTCTTACATATAAATCGATAGTTATTAACAATCTCTGGCATTCCATTTTTTGCAATCCTCTTTACACCTATTTTCAGCTTTCAACTCTCGTGCACAAATTTTGAAAAGGGACAAACATTGAAcataatttctaaaattgtaTCCCTCTATCGTTCTCATATTTATCCTTGATATTAATAAACATCTAATCGactctttaaaattttagagtTTCATTTAAATTTCTAAGTGATCGATCTTCAAAAAAAGATAACGAAAAAGACAACTCTAATAAAACTGGAATTCAATACATATAAAGAATCAACATAATTATCTTTcatcttaaaatattaagataataaatttatattttcgtATATACGATCATCAATTTATTCaacatatattttgtaataaaaataaaaataatataataaggaTTAAAtggaatattaaaatatttcaaaagctaaattaatcatttatttattttaaaatgagtaACTTATTTGAACCAAATCTATACATGAGTGTCTGTAAGTAATGTACAGATATAATCATTTAACTTCGTTTACACGACATAAATTATTCATGATATTGAAGTTTCTCACTGCCATTTGCatacataaatatatggttCAAGTTGTGAATTAGAATATGATTGAAAACGAAAATAATATAGTGGCAATGGAAGAGACAAGTTGAAAGATTGGGTTTTGTAAGCTTTTGTTCTGCATTTGGACCAACCCTTCACCCCACTAACAACTTTACAGCATCGTGAATGGGAAAGTAGCATACGTGCAGGAGATTttcaacaataaaagaaaaaaaaagattcaaCCCTTAAGTATATGATTCCAGCTTTCGGTTCTCTTTTCCACTGTGCTCGCTGCTATCACAATCTctatattaatgatatttatctGTTAAAGTAGCACTTCATGGTTAAAAATTCCCAAGATTCCTTAGCCTTAATGTTGGAACTATATCCTCCTAGTACCTACAACAGTTCTTTTGTATGTTAAATTATCCAGGTAGATACCCATAAGCTTGTAGCATTTCATTGATTCTCGCTCATGCATATGCACTGAAATGGCCAAAGAcatgaatataaatttcaaGTTTCGACCTAACTGGGTATCAACCGACGGAATTTAATTATCAACCAGAATCAATGTATACATTGTGGATTCAAACCGGCTTTTATTCTTCATTAATTCTTCAACTTTCTAAGATTATGTATTCGCCAATATACCTCGCTCGAATGGGATGGGATCGATCATCCTAAGATTGATTGCAGTTGTCGCCTACCTGCATGCATGcagtgtcaaataaaaaaatatggtgtaattgaaatttaaaaaaaaaaagagacataGTATAACAAAATGTCAtaataatataagtattttGAATGTGCGCGTGGGAAGATGAACCTGGGAAGGGAATATTACCACCGATTTGATTAAAGaaagaatatattttcttatatttttggTTGAAAAGAACATATGTTTACAGTGTGTAAGGAAGGTTCTCTTATCTGCGAATCGAGGGGCATAAGCATAAGACGGTGAAGGGATTATTGTTTTCGCACTTTAGAATTTATCCGCTTGGTTTGTACGTAAAAACGAAAATCtcgtttaaattttaaatcagtTTTGAAATTCTACGTTTTCGAAAAACTTATCAtataatttagtaataaaatatatttagctattgtttgtgttgtagtttgtacaagtaatataattatttgtggtaatgttttgatttgaataaaaaaaagaggatACCCCAGAGATACTGCATAAAAGGGTTTTGCCTGAATGCAAATGAGTTGAAGAAAACGTGTAGTTGCAAATATTGTTGTGAAAGTAGGGTTCTTGTAGTAACTGAAGTGCGTTATATGGTCTAAGGCATATGGCTCACGCACTATAAATCTTTTACCAACCGCTTCCTTTATTGGCACTTGAGAAAAGTATATTAGCACCCCTCTGTTCCGCTTAGAAAATCTAAAACTCCCTATTAACAAACTCCTGCATTCAACCAATCCGAGGTACAAAGGGAAAGAGACCAGAAGCAGAACTTAGCACAGCAACAATGTCAGCAACATGTAAAGTGGGAGACAACCTAAGCTTAAACGATGAAACCAATCAACCCTTGtcacctcctcctcctccactaCAAGACCAAAACTATGCAGCCAATTCAGTGAAGATGCTGATCTCAGAGCTAAGAGTTCAACGAGGAATAGCCCTTCCAATGGTAGCCATGAATTTGGCTTGGTTTGCCAAAACAGCCATCACAACAGCTTTTTTAGGCCGTCTCGGGGAGCTCAGCTTAGCAGGTGGAGCTCTCGGCTTCACTTTTGCTAATGTCACTGGCTTCTCTGTTCTCAATGGTATATGCTGTGCCATGGAACCCATATGTGGCCAGGCTCATGGTGCCAAAAACTTCAGGCTCCTTCACAAAACCCTTCTCATGACAATCTTATTGTTGTTATTGGTATCGCTTCCCATCACTTTCTTGTGGCTTAATGTTGacaaaattttgattcattttgGCCAACAGCAAGACATCTCCATTGTGGCCAGGACCTATGTTTCCTCTCTCATACCCGACTTGTTTGTTGCCTCGCTCTTCTGTCCCTTAAAGGCCTACTTGAGCTCTCAGAGCATAACTCTTCCCACCATGTTTGGTTCGGCTGTGGCACTAGCTTTCCACATACCCGTTAACATAGTGCTCTCAAAGACCATGGGCCTCAGAGGAGTCGCCATGGCGGTTTGGATTACTGATCTTATTGTTGTGATCCTGCTAgccatttatgttttaattcttGAGAACAAAAAGGGAAGCATGTGGAAGGAAGGAGGGTGGTGGGATCAGAGCGTTCAGGATTGGATCAGGCTGGTGAAGCTTTGTGGATCATGCTGCCTCAACACGTGCCTTGAATGGTGGTGCTATGAGATCCTAGTTTTGCTTACTGGCCACCTCAAGAATGCTAAGCAAGCCGTGGGAGTTTTGGCCATTGTGCTAAACTTCGACTATTTGCTTTTCTCGGTGATGCTGTCGCTGGCCACATGTGTTTCCACCCGTGTCTCAAATGAGCTTGGTGCTAACCAAGCTGGCCTTGCTTACCGATCAGCGTATGTGTCTCTGACATTGGGTTTTATCTCTGGTTGCATAGGCAGTTTGCTGATGGTGGCTGCCAGGGGAATTTGGGGGCCACTGTTTACCCATGATAAGGGAATTATAAAGGGAGTAAATAAGACAATGTTGCTGATGGCTGTGGTGGAAGTGTTTAATTTTCCTTTGGCAGTTTGTGGAGGGATAGTTCGAGGAACAGCACGACCTTGGTTGGGCGCATATGCGAATCTAGGTGGATTTTATTTCCTGGCTTTGCCACTTGGTATTGTTTTTGCCTTCAAGCTCCGTCTAGGGCTTGTTGGACTCTTCATTGGACTTCTTGCTGGTTTAGTTACGTGCTTGACGTTGTTATTGGTATTCATTGCACGGTTAAACTGGGTGGAAGAAGCCGCCAAGGCACAAACACTGACAAGCAACGAGCAGGTTAAGGAATTTCCCAAATATGACGCAGAAACACGAATAGACGCCCGTGAAAAAGTATAAGTGTATCAAAGCTTCATCTAACCATGTTCATACGTATCTCCAAACACCGGGCCAAAACTAAAAAGACATGGAGCCCATACATATAATATCTCAGTTGCTTGTCGTGTCATCCCCCATTTTTGTGATTCAGTGCTCAAGGACTTTCTTGAAAATCCCTTTAAAGCAACCCATATGATTTACCTGTCATTTTATGTCCCTTTCTCCTGCCTTACTTTAGCGTGCGTGCGTGtttattactttctttctttctgtttctttctttttttcttttttttcttttttttttgtgtttttgagaGGAAGAAAGAAGGACACTTCACATTCGAAAATAGTAAGTTTTATGCATTCCAAATCAGTAGGCACAACCGAACAGCCTATTCATATATCGATTGTACAAACAATGgcatcaataataaatatagaattAAAGCTAAAACTCTTGCACGTAGACATTCATCAATCATCCGTACATCCAGGTTTAGAAATTAAGGACTCAAGCTCTCCAGCTTTTTCATCATTAAAGCCAAGGGTGGACAGAATCTTGTGACCAGGAGAGCCAGCTTCGGACCAGATACCAAGAAGTATGTGCGCCGTGGTCATTTCCCCGTCATCACCTGCAAGTCACGTAAAAGGATTAATTTTTTTGCCTAGATCGTAGAACATTTGATTGGAATCGATCACCTTTTGAAAAACATAATGTGTGATGATGCACAAAGTGAATGAAACAAAACCATTTGCGACGTTGCTACcaataaatgtataatttgaAAGTGGCTAAATATTGAGAACAAGTTTGTCCCACGAAACAAAACCGTTTGCGACGTTGCTACCAATAAAtctttatcaaataataattaaacagGGGAATATCACAAAGGGTCATTACTAAAACATTCTCATAAACAAAGATCATCTTTTGAGTAGCAGGAAATATAAtgacaaagaaatgtcttcggAAATGACAAATGGCTCTTCTGTTTTGCTATAGAAGCAACATGTCATCAAACTCTTAAATAAATGTTTCAAACTCCATCAGACAACTCTATATTTACAATACATTTCCTAATTGCCTCAGGTTCTTTATCTTGGACTtctagtttaatattttattctatatcAATATAATTTCCAAAATCagaatttagtcttttttattgttaaaatatgaaCGAATGCCATTAACTAACTAACCATCACCAACCAGAATGTAGGCTTGACAATTATTTTTGCTAGAAGAAAAGCTTCAGGATCTAACAAGAAGTGATTAGCACACCCAAATAACACAAGTTCTTGTAAAAATGTTAAGCAACCAGAAAATAAGTAAGTATAGGCATGCGAATAAGAACCAGGGTTTTAGAGAAAATAATACCTGCCATCCTCAACTTCAAccacatttatttaatttggcAGGACTACAGATAAATGTGTAAACTCCATACatatttgtttagaaattttttattagaattcattacaaaatgatatatttttgtcaagctcaaatacaaaatacaaactGTGTTCCATCACTCCATGTTTAGTAACTAAATTGGCCCAGTGCTTAGTAGAAGACGAACCCCAAATGACATCAttctataaaaaatttatgtcatactttgtgttttcgtgttatttaaagttaatttagaGGGAGagaagagtaaaaaaaataatcaggTAGAATTTAAACCACTAGCAAAAGCATTAACGCACAAAGTACTATAAGCATTGAAACCAGTTCTCCGCACTCCTCTGCAATTGGTGATAAACAAtagtaaataagaaaaatgaaaataaccaACCAGATTTTATTTTTCGATCAGCAGCCCAATCAAGAGCTCTCTGAGCCTCATCGGTCAGTGGAGGATGCTCCGGGctgaagaaaaacaaatcacCTTTTCCAAGTAACTTCACTGTTTCATCTTGAACCTTGAGAAGTGAAATTCCATTGGCTCGCAAAAACTTGGCAGCTAGATTAGTACCTAAAGCCCACAGATAGGTTAGGAATAATGCTTAACCTTCTATGTTGAGATCTTGAAGAAATGTAATAACAACACACGGAACACAATCAAATAATCTATTAAAAGCAACCTAAATATAATAAAGGCACAGATTTTCGTTAAAAACAACTCAAAAAATGGAATCATCTGTTAGTGGCCTGGAGTTCTTAGTATTTGATGCAATACAGGTCGTTTATGCTGATTCTATCTATTACTTTTCTGTTTTAGTCAACAGATTCAGTAGTCTGTTACTATCATGGGTTTGAGATATTGGTCCTATCTATTAGGAGTTTTCCAAGTTTGTAATTTGCCGATTTAAGAGGCTCAATCGTTCTTAATAAAATGTAGAAAACTTAACAATCTTCACCTTGAAACAACTCAAAAATGTACAAGTTATGTTGCGCAAAAAATGTCCATTTGTCCCAATGGaataacaaatcttttcttgTCTTGAATTATTTGTAACAAGATGTAATCATCTCTGTACGCGAGTTCTAGTCAAACAAACATAGTGGGTTGACAGTTTGATGGTCCCAGTAAGTTGTAGTTGTCAAAGGAGTGCCAATAAACTGCTCTTCAGGATACTCTAATTACATTTCTTCCCTAGATGTATATAACAAATATCCATGgatatattttatcaaaaataatcCGAATCATTATTCATCTTCAAATAATTTAAGGCACTACTTATAAAAATCAAAGCCCTTTAAACTAGATGTGAGGTGAGTTTGGGCCCTTCACACAATATTTCACTAATCTTGGAATATAACATATATGCATATGTTGCACATCATCACAACGaagattttgagaaaaaaaaatgttctttaGTTGATATCGATGTtccaaaaatcacattttacCAGGCAACTCATGATCCTAAAAGGTTTGCGTAGGTCAATAAGCAAACTTGGACCTGAGATCGTAAAGGAAGTATATTGCTATTTCCCTCTTGAACTGCCCCAATTGCCAATATTTTACAAGTCTTGCATCTTTTCTTATGCTGACCTAGTTCTAATAGCGGCAAAACAAAGTCGTTTTGGCCTTTCAAAGTCAAGTTTTCACTGACTCAGTTTTGGAAACACTAAATCCCAAGCTGTGTGGGAACCAGACTCGATAATCCCCTTTTTGAGACAACGAGCAATTGGAAACACATCCTCTTAGTCTAATCATCATCACCACCACACCAGTGTTGTATTTTACTCTACACTCTCCGTTTTGTTGTATGACATTTCTCCCTTACCTGAGTGACCTCGGTTCTTAGTTTATCATTTCTTGTTTGGTTGGGAGCTATATGGATGTTGTTCTTTGACTGTGGGTGTGTGCTGGATTCTTGTCCGGCGGGGTGCTTGGGTATTGGTGCATGTTGGGAATGTTTTTGGGTGGTTGTCTGCATGCTGTGCTTGGATTGTTCTCTGTTGTTTTCAAATTGCTGACCAAAATAAGGCTTCAAACACTACTAGAGGTGGTATAAAAAGCAGAAGTTAGTTCAAGAGGTGGAAGCAATAACTGAGTTACAAATCAGTCAGACTGAGTACTGAGTACAAATCATTCATGATCAGTCGTGAACtatttgaagatgaatttaatgttaaaagaCTGAATTAGTTGAAGTTACTTCTTGATTAACTAAATTTAGAAGTCATTCTTCTCATAATAGTTTTCAAACTCCTGATGCATGAGTTTCCATTTCCACAACTGTGTGTTTAGTTGACTCACAAGCAAGGTCATTTTCCAGTGAACTCAGAAAAATTGGGAGTAAATTCGCCTGAACTCAAATAAACTTGAGTTCAGCACAATTAAGAAAGTGAACTTGGATGGCCCTTTTCACTGTACACTCAGAAAAATAACAGCACCCAAGTCACTTTTGGGTTGTGATTACATACAGAAATGGTAAATATCTGAAAACCACATAGGGTTTTCACTTACTATGGACAAGGACATTATATCACAACAATACTAATGTGTTATAATTGATTGCTGAACATTTTACAActatagattttatttttattacaatttttttatcattttaaataatttaatctcCTTTTATGGTAAAATTTATGCTTATTCGTGTTTTTTTATCAGTCAAACAATTTAGTCAAGtttatatacaattataatttttgtacatTAAAATTCACCTCAAAGTACATGTACCCTGGACTTTTGAAACATCATGTACCCTAAACCCATAGCAAAACTACATGAACTGAATGACTATCAATTTctaaatgtttatattaaaaatggtatatataatttttatcatacaattcttaattaattaacattagTTTAGTGGTAAAGCAATTTGTACATCCTTTTCATGTCTTTGGTTCCATACCCACCAAGGCCAATCCTAATTTCAATCAGTTATTTTCCA harbors:
- the LOC108335798 gene encoding protein DETOXIFICATION 56, with the protein product MSATCKVGDNLSLNDETNQPLSPPPPPLQDQNYAANSVKMLISELRVQRGIALPMVAMNLAWFAKTAITTAFLGRLGELSLAGGALGFTFANVTGFSVLNGICCAMEPICGQAHGAKNFRLLHKTLLMTILLLLLVSLPITFLWLNVDKILIHFGQQQDISIVARTYVSSLIPDLFVASLFCPLKAYLSSQSITLPTMFGSAVALAFHIPVNIVLSKTMGLRGVAMAVWITDLIVVILLAIYVLILENKKGSMWKEGGWWDQSVQDWIRLVKLCGSCCLNTCLEWWCYEILVLLTGHLKNAKQAVGVLAIVLNFDYLLFSVMLSLATCVSTRVSNELGANQAGLAYRSAYVSLTLGFISGCIGSLLMVAARGIWGPLFTHDKGIIKGVNKTMLLMAVVEVFNFPLAVCGGIVRGTARPWLGAYANLGGFYFLALPLGIVFAFKLRLGLVGLFIGLLAGLVTCLTLLLVFIARLNWVEEAAKAQTLTSNEQVKEFPKYDAETRIDAREKV